In Labrus mixtus chromosome 11, fLabMix1.1, whole genome shotgun sequence, a single window of DNA contains:
- the LOC132984221 gene encoding homeodomain-interacting protein kinase 2-like, with product MRTPSPPPQASMLSFLMRHKMDKFNIVKFYGEVIEKYRRSLVFEVLDISLQDYLLEIDGPMTMKDIRSIITQMAVALSGLKEFGVIHTDVKLDNIMMVDHETQPFKVKLIDFGLAIFKSQAKLGWAHQVPCYRAPEIILGLPYSEAMDIWSLGCVMAVMMLDFMLFPGRIEYDTLRFIKDLLGPPPVHLLNAGRKSRVYFIRTDSDQWILKTLEEYWGPTVYSTDNRFYTFRSVDEMTKICLENCKKRETVERRECIDLLKAMVTWDSNERIIPTDILNHPFITMSYLDRSSHLRSCDEPSGSATFKPNTSQAKDRTLGDDSSGETLSSNVIMVRPSNPRNTLGLSSEEDNETSIHLNAVAAAALGATRTQQDTTRIQPDNTDLLSTYTGETKNCIFSWSNLCSCCNINDVKE from the exons ATGAGaactccttctcctcctcctcaggcgTCTATGCTAAGTTTCCTCATGCGACACAAAATGGACAAGTTCAACATCGTCAAATTCTACGGAGAGGTCATCGAGAAATATAGGAGAAGTCTTGTGTTTGAGGTTTTGGACATCAGCCTCCAGGACTACCTGCTGGAGATAGATGGCCCTATGACTATGAAAGACATCAGAAGCATCATCACACAG ATGGCCGTAGCACTCAGTGGTCTGAAGGAATTTGGTGTGATCCATACTGATGTGAAATTGGACAACATCATGATGGTGGATCATGAGACACAACCATTCAAGGTGAAGCTCATCGACTTTGGCTTGGCAATTTTCAAATCACAAGCCAAGCTGGGCTGGGCTCATCAAGTCCCCTGCTATAG GGCTCCAGAAATTATTTTGGGTCTCCCATATTCTGAGGCCATGGACATCTGGTCGTTGGGCTGTGTAATGGCTGTCATGATGTTAGACTTTATGCTCTTCCCTGGAAGAATTGAATATGACACT CTGCGATTCATCAAAGACCTACTGGGTCCACCACCTGTCCATCTACTCAATGCAGGGCGGAAATCCAGAGTATACTTCATAAGAACAGATTCAGATCAGTGGATACTGAAG ACACTCGAGGAGTATTGGGGACCAACAGTTTATTCCACTGATAACAGATTCTACACTTTCCGTTCTGTGGATGAAATGACAAAA ATTTGTCTGGAGAActgcaaaaagagagaaaccGTCGAGAGGAGGGAGTGCATTGACCTGTTAAAGGCGATGGTCACGTGGGACAGTAATGAGAGGATTATTCCCACTGATATTCTAAATCATCCTTTCATTACCATGAGCTACCTTGACAGGAGCTCACACCTCAGATCCTG TGATGAACCTTCAGGTTCTGCAACATTTAAACCAAACACCAGCCAGGCCAAAGACAGAACCCTGGGTGATGACAG TTCAGGTGAAACTCTGTCATCAAATGTCATCATGGTTCGTCCTTCAAACCCAAGGAACACATTGGGCCTGTCCTCTGAAGAGGACAATGAAACAAG taTCCACCTGAATGCAGTTGCTGCAGCAGCGCTGGGCGCAACAAGGACTCAACAGGACACCACCAGGATCCAACCAGACAACACAGACCTTCTTTCCACCTACACTGGTGAGACGAAGAATTGCATATTCTCCTGGAGCAATCTTTGCTCCTGCTGCAACATAAATGACGTGAAGGAGTGA